In the genome of Ferrovibrio terrae, the window CTGGCTGGATGTCGTGCAGGCCCGCTTGCGCGAACTGGCGCCGCGGCTGGGTATCGCGCTGGCCCAGGCTGTGCCGGACTCCAAGCCACCCGCACAGGCTGGCCCGAGCCGCGAGCAGATGGACGCTGCGCAACAGATGTCGGCCGAGGACCGCAACGCCATGGTGCGCGGCATGGTCGACCGGCTGGCCGAACGGCTGCAGGACAACCCGAATGATGCCGATGGCTGGCTGCGGCTGGCGCGTGCCCGCGAGGTGCTGGGCGAGGTGGATGCTGCCCGTGAGGCACTGCGCCGCGCAGTCGCCGTGGCCCCCCAGCGGGTCGATGCCCGGCTGGCGCTGGCCTTCAATCTGGCTGGGCCGGCGGTGACCAGCCGCGATCCCCTGCCAGCCGAGGCCGCTGTGGAATTCGGCAAGGTGCTGGAGCAGGCCCCGGATCATCCCCAGGCGCTCTGGTTCGTCGGCCGCTCGGCCTACGAGTCGGGGAATAACGCGGCGGCCTCGGCAGCCTGGACCCGCTTGCTGGCCCAGCTGCCGCCCGAGTCGCCGGAGGCGAAAGAGCTGGCCCAGCGGCTGGCCGGTCTGTCGCGCTGACCCCGGACGTTAAAAACCGGAAACCTGCCTTGGCCGTTAATACCTGTTTAAGGGACTCCTGCGCGTAATCGCCCCCGGGTTGAGAGGCCATTCCGGCCTCCGGTGGAATGGGTCAGGGTCATGGCAGTCGGTCCCAGCAGTAATCTTCTCTCGGCGCTTTCGCAGTTGCAGAACACCCGTCCGATCCAGCCGGCCCGCGCACCACAGGCTGCGCAGAATACCGGCGCTGCCGCCCAGACTACTTCCACGCAGAAGACCAGCTTTGCCGCCCAGCTCGGCAGCATCGGCAACAGCATCCAGGTTGCTTCGGAGCAGCGTTCTGCGCCGCCGCCGGCCGTGCAGACCCAGCAGCGCCCGATCCAGACCCGTGGCGGCCTGATCGGCCAGCACGTCAATATCGTCGTCTAAAAAACCCGTAATCCGGACGATTTCCCAGCAGTCAGCCCGTCTGATTGACGCAGGCGGCGACGGCCTTTAGCTTGGCCGACAACCGCATACAAACGACTGGGGAAACGTCATGTTGAAGCGCACGCTGCGTCTCGCGGCTCTTTTTGCTCTTGTGCTATTGCTGCCGGGCCTTGCGCTCGCCCAGCCCAAGGAAAAGGTCACGATCTCGGCCCTGCCGTTCATTTCCACGGCGCCGATTTTCATCGCCAAGGAGCGCGGCTATTTCGACGCCGAAGGCATCGACCTCGACATCAAGATCTTCAACGCCGCGCAGGCCGTCGCCGTGGCCGTCGCCTCGGGCGATGCCGATTTCGGCATCACGGCCTTCACTGGCGGTTTCTTCAACCTGGCCGGCAAGGGCGCGCTGAAGGTGATCGCGGCACAGAGCCGCGAGGAACCGGGCTACAACTTCGTCGCCTATGTGGCCTCGAAGAAGGCCTATGACGCCGGCTTCCGCTCACCCAAGGATTTCGCCGGCAAGAGCGTGGCGATCACCACGGTCGGCTCCAGCTTCCATTACAATCTCGGCATGCTGGCCGATAAGTACAATTTCAAGCTCGACTCCGTGCAGATGAAGCCGGTGCAGTCGATCCCCAACATGATGGCGGCGCTCAGCGGCGGCCAGGTCGATGCCACCATCCTGCCGGCCAACAACGCGCTGAAGCTGGAAGCCGACGGCGCCGGCAAGATCATCGGCTGGGTGCACGAGCATACGCTGTGGCAGCTTGGCGCGCTGTTCGCCTCCAGCAAGATCGTCAAGGAGAAGCGCCCACTGGTGGAGCGTTTCGTGCGCGCCTATCAGAAGGGTCTGGCCGATTATGCCGCTGCCTTCCTGGCCAAGGACAGCCAGGGCAATCGCATGATCGGCGAGAAGGCGCTGGGGCTGATGCCGGCGCTGGAAAAGTGGGTGCAGCCCAAGCCGAGCATCGACACCGTGAAGATCGCCGCCAACTACATGGACCCGCAGGGCCGCCTGCTGGTGAAGAACATCTATGACCAGGTGGCCTGGAACCAGGCGCAGGGCATGGTCGACAAGTCGGTGAACGCGGCAGACTTCATCGACCTCAGCTTCATCAAGGGCCACCTCGACATTCCGAAGAAGTAAGTTCACAGCGACGAGTAGCGTTCATGCAGGTTGTTCTGGAGGATGTCGGCTACGCCTACGGCGATCTGCCGGTCCTCGACGGGGTGGGCTTTACGGTCAGCGAAGGCGAGACGGCGGTTCTGATCGGGCCGTCCGGCTGCGGCAAGTCCACCCTGCTCAACCTGATCGGTGGCCTGCTGCCACAGCAGACCGGCCGCATCAGTACGCTGGGTGCACCGCCCGCCGGCTGTCTCAATCCACTCACCTTCGTGTTCCAGGATTTCGCACTGCTGCCCTGGCGCAGCGTGGCCGGCAATGTGGCACTGGCGCTGGAGCATCATCGGCTGGGCCGCGCCGAGCAGCAGGCCCGCATCGCCGAGGTCCTGAAGCTCTGCGGCCTCAGTGACTTTGCCGATGCCCTGCCCAAACAGCTGTCCGGAGGCATGCGCCAACGTGTTGGCATCGCCCGCGCCATCGCTGTGAAGCCGGCTGTTATGTTGATGGATGAACCGCTGTCGGCGCTGGATGCGCAGACCCGCGAATTGCTGATGGAAGACCTGATCGCGATCTGGGCGCGCGAGCGCACCACGACGCTCTATGTGACGCATAACCTGAATGAGGCTGTGCGGCTGGCCGACCAGGTGGTGGTGCTGTCGCGCCGGCCCGGCCGGATCAAGCGTATCGTCAGCATCCCGGTGCCGGTGGCCGAGCGCATGGAGCCCGCGCATGCCGGACTGCTGAAAAATCTCCATGACGAGCTATGGGGCCTGATCAAGGCCGAGGCGCAGGTGGCGGATCGCGAGATGCAGCATGTCTGATGTCGCGAAGAACACGGTGACCTTCCGCGGCGGCGGCTTCGTGCCCGGCACCAGGCGCTGGGCACCCTGGCTCGCTTTCCTCGTGATCATCGCCTGCTGGGAAGCCGCCTCGCAGCTGCGCTGGCTGCCGGCACTGTTCATGCCGGCGCCCAGCGAAGTGGTGAAGGCGCTCCACGTGTTGATGGTCGACGGCAAGCTCGTCGCTCATGTTGTTGCCTCGCTGAAGCGGATCGTCTCGGGCTGGATTCTGGGCAGCATTGCTGGCATCACGCTGGGCTTCATGATGGGTATTTTCGTGCTGGCACGCTCGGTTGGCCTGCCCATCGTCTCGGCGCTATTCCCGATTCCCAAGATCGCCCTGCTGCCGCTGTTCATCCTGTGGTTCGGTATCGGCGAGCCGTCCAAGGTCGCCACCATTGCGCTTGGCGTGTTCTTCCCCACCGTGGTCAGCGCCTTCTCGGCGGTCGACAATGTGTCGCGGAACCTGATCCGCATGGCGCAGAGCTTCGGGCTCAGCACCCGGATGATCGTGTTAAAGGTGATCCTGCCCGGCGCGATGCCGGGCATCCTTGCCGGTTTCCGGATTTCCAGTTCGATTGCGCTGATCCTGGTGGTGGCGGCCGAGATGATCGGCGCGGATACCGGCATCGGCGCCTTCGTGCTGGCGGCGGGCAATCTGATGCAGATCGACCAGCTGATCGCCGGCGTCGTGCTGCTGTCGATGCTGGGCCTGAGCGTCAGCGCGCTGCTCAGCTTTGCCGAAAAGATTGTGCTGCGCTGGCGCTAGGAGACTCTGCCGTGAGCGATTATCCGATTCCGGAAACCCGCGTTGTCCGCAATACCGGCGCAGCAGCGCGCGTGATCGAGGCCGATATCGTCGTGGTTGGCGCCGGTATCAGCGGCATTTCGGCAGCACTGGAAGCCGCGAAACTCGGTCGCCGTGTTGTGCTGGTCGATGCCGGTCAGCAGCTCGGCGGCCAGTCGACCGGCTCGATGCTCGGCACTTTCTGCGGCTTCTATTCCAATGGCCCGGAACCCTATCGCGTCGTCTACGGGATGGTGGATGACATGTTCGCGCATCTGAAGCGCGCGGATGCCTTCCACCTGCGCCGGGGCCGCAACAGCTACATCCCGCTCTACCAGGAGCAGGTGCTGGTGCGCTGGATCGAGCAGGCGGTGCATGCGGCCGGTATCGAGGCCCTGCTGGGCGCCACCTTGCTGCAGGTGCAGCGCGATGGCGGGCGCATCACGAGCCTCGGCCTCGCCACGCGCTTTGGTCAGGTCGAGTTGCGCGGACAGGGTTTCGTCGATGCCTCGGGCGATGCGGCGCTGAGCTATCTCGCCGGTTTCGAGTGTCGCGAGCCGGTCAGCCCGATCATGGGCACGCTCATGTTCACGCTGGAAGGCTATGATGAAGCCTTGGCGTTGAAGCTGGACCGCTGGGCGATACAGAAGCGCCTCGCCGAAGCCGGCGCCAAGTATGGGCTGGTGCGACGTGATGGTTTCGTTTTCGCTTTCCCGGGGAAAGGCCAGGCCACTGTCAACATGACGCATGTCGAAACGCCGCTCGATGCCGCCGGCTATGCCAGGTCGCAGGCGGAAGGGCGCGCGCAAGCCGATCGCGTGGTGGCTTTCCTGCGCGGCGAATATGCCGACGTATTCTCCAATGCCCGTGTGCGGCAATACGGCTTCCTCGGCATCCGGCAGACGCGCTGGATCGTTGGCGGCCACAGCCTGCAGGTCGACGAGGTGCGGCAGGGGCTCAAGCCGGACGATGCGGTGCTGCGCTGCTCATGGCCGGTCGAGCTGCACGACCGCGCCGAAGATGTGCATTGGGAAGAATTCGGCGACGACCATCTGCATTACGTGCCGTTCCGCAGCATGGTGCCGCGCGGTGCCGACAACGTGGTAGCGGCAGGCCGCTGCATCGACGGCGATCCCGCCGCGCTCAGTTCGGTGCGCGTGATGGGGCCCTGCGTCGCCATGGGTGTGGCAGCCGCACAAGCCCTCGACCTCGCCAGCGCCGGCTCGGTGACACAGATCGACATCGCCGCCTTACGGCAGCGACTGCACGACAATCTCGAACGGCGCGACCCGGCCTGAGCCGAACCGCGCCGTCGAAACCCCTTACGGTCGCGCTTCCAGAGTATCCACCAGCTGCCTAAGCAGCGTGATGAACTCCTCGCGTTTGCCGGCCGGAAGCGGATCCAGGATGCGATCCTGTGCCCGCGCCACGCCCGGCTGCGCCGCCCGCAACTGTCGTTCGCCTTCTGGCGTCACCGCCAGGGCATTGGTCCGGCGATCACTCTCGGTGCGCTGACGGATCAGCAGGCCGCGCTTGATCAACCGCGCCACCATCTCGGCCACCGTCGATCGGTCGATGCCAGTCTGGCGGACGAGGTCCACCTGGCTGATACCGCTTTTCTGGTAGATGGCGAGAAGCAGTGCGAATTGCCGGGGCGTCAGTCCGTTGCTGCCAACTTCCGCCGTATAAAGATCGACGGCGAGTTGCTGACAACGACGCAACAGATGCCCAGGAGCGTCCTGCAAATTGAAAACGCCGAGGGTGTCCCCGGTACCGTTATGGGTGGTCTTGTCCCCCGACATGGAACCTCCCGGTTTCTTATTATTTTTTACAAGCCTACCTGTTTACTGGGCGGGTATTTAATCCCGCTTCTCAGTCCACTGATAAAACGCCTTTGCAGCGGATTCGTCTAGTGGAAGCCGCAATATTTTACGCCATGCCATAAACGTGATCCTTGAGACTGCAAACACCGGTGCCCCATGCAAAATCCAAGAAACTACCGCTTTTCCAGACTTGTACCTGAGGGTGATAACCGCGAGCGCCATGTCTGCGGCGACTGCGGCTGGATCCACTACGTCAATCCCAAGATCGTGGTCGGCGCGGTCGTCACGCAGGGCGAGCAGATCCTGCTCTGCCGGCGCGCCATCGAACCGCGCCAGAGCTTCTGGACCATACCGGCCGGGTTCATGGAAGAGCGCGAAACCTCCGAAGCCGGAGCAATGCGCGAAGTAAAGGAAGAGGCCTGCGCCGACATACACATCAATGCACTGCTGGCGGTTTATAACATTCCCCGCATCAGCCAGGTGCAGTTGATCTATCGCGCCACGCTGGCCAGCCCGGACTATTCCGCTGGTCCGGAATCGCTCGAGGTGAAGCTGTTCAACTGGGATGACATCCCATGGGACGACCTGGCGTTCCCGTCGGTGCACTGGGCGTTGCAGCACCATCGCAGCGTGATCGGCCGCGACGGCTTCCCGGCCTTTTCAAATCCGCCGGGCGAATTCGGGAACTACTGATCAAGTCAGTTACTGATTGAGACCGGCGAGCGCGCGGGCAAAGCCCTGCGCCGAGAATGACTGTAGATCAGCAGCCTGTTCGCCGACGCCGATGTAATGCACCGGCAGTCCGAACTTGTCGGCGATCGCCACCAGCACGCCGCCACGCGCGGTACCATCCAGTTTGGTCACCACCAGACCGGTGACGGCGCAGATCTCCTTGAAGATCTGCACCTGGTTGATGGCGTTCTGGCCCGTCGTGGCATCCAGCACCAGCAGCACATGATGTGGCGCATCGGGCACCTGCTTCTTCAGCACGCGCACGATCTTGGCAAGCTCCTGCATCAGGTCGGCCTTGTTCTGCAGCCGGCCGGCGGTATCGATCATCAGCACGTCGATGCCGTCGGCTTGTGCCTGCGTCATGGCATCGAAGGCGAGGCCAGCCGCATCGGCGCCGGTCTCGCGCGCCAGCACCGACGCTCCGGCCCGTTCGCCCCAGACCTTCAGTTGTTCCACGGCGGCAGCGCGGAATGTGTCGCCGGCGGCCAGCATCACGCGCTTGTCATTGTCACGCAGCTTGCTGGCGATCTTCCCGATCGTCGTGGTCTTGCCGACACCGTTGACGCCGACCACCAGAATCACTTGCGGTTTCGCACCTTCCAGCAGCAGCGGCTTTTCCACCGGCTGCAGCAGTGACGTCACGGAGTCTGCCAGTGCAATGCGAATCTCTTCGGCTGAGATGTCCTTGTCGAAGCGATCCTTGGCGATCGCAGCGACGATCTTGCCGGCAGTGCTGACGCCGAGGTCAGCGCCGATCAGCGTCTCTTCCAGTTCATCCAGCGCGGCGCGATCAAGCTTGCGCTTGGTGAACAGTGCGCCGATCTGCTCGCCCAGCTGTCCGGCCGAGCGCGACAGGCCGGCTTTCAGGCGGCCGAACCAGCCAGTTTTCTTGTCGCCGCCAGTTTCCGTTTCGCTCATGCCGCATCCAGCCAGAGTTTGCCATCGCGCACTGCTGCGATGCGGGCCGCGATAATGCTGCCCTTGGTCATGTGATCGGGCAGCACGACGGGCGCATAGGTCTCGTCACGGCCCACGCCAGCCTGCTCGACCAGGATCTGTGCTTCCACGCCAATGCGTCGGCTGAGGAAACGTTGCAACGCTGCATCGGCGGTCTGGCGCAGGATGGCGGCACGCGCCTTGCGCAGCTCGACCGGCAATTGCGGCATGCGCGCGGCCGGCGTACCGGGGCGCGGCGAATAGGGAAATACATGCACGAAGGCAAGGCTGGCCTCGTCGATCAGGCTGCGACTGTTCTCAAACGCCGCTTCGCTCTCGGTCGGAAAGCCGGCGATCAGGTCGGCACCCAGCGCGATGCCGGGCCGCAACTCCTGCAACCGCTGCGCCATCTCCAGGGCTTGGGCGCGGCTGTGGCGGCGTTTCATGCGTTTGAGGATCAGGTCGTCGCCGGCCTGCAGGCTCAAGTGAGCATGCGGCATCACGCGCGGTTCGTCGGCATAAAGCTGCAGCAGCTCGTCGTCGATCTCGGCGGGATCCAGCGAGGAAAACCGCAGGCGATCCACGCCCGGCACCAGATCGAGCAGCCGGCGCGCGGCATTGCCCAAAGTCGGCTTGCCCGGCAGGTCATGGCCATAGGAGGTGATGTCGACGCCAGTCAGAACGAATTCGCGATAGCCACGCCCGACCAGCGCGCGGGCCTGTTCGATCACGGCGCCAAGCGGCAGCGAGCGGCTCGGGCCACGACCATAGGGAATGATGCAGAAGGTGCAGCGGTGATCGCAGCCCTGCTGGATTTCGAGATAGGCGCGCGGCCGGCCGGGGAAGTGGCTGACGGCGGGCAAGGCTGCCGGCGCGTCCTGCAGGATATCGCCCACTGCGATGCGACTGCTGCCGGCGCCGAGATCGCGCCAGACAGTCTCGTTCAGCTTCTCGCGATTGCCGATCACATGGTCGACTTCCGGCATTGCCGAGAAAGCGGCGGCATTGATCTGCGCGGCACAGCCGGTGACGACGATGCGGGCATTGGGCTGTTCGCGGCGCAGTCGGCGGATCGCCTGCCGCGCCTGCTTCTCGGCTTCCGCGGTCACGGCGCAGGTATTCACCACCACGATATCGTTGCGGCCATGCTTATCCAGCGCGGCGCGGATCGCCTCACCCTCATAGGAGTTGAGGCGGCAGCCGAAATTCAGGACGTCGGACTCTTTCGCTGCCGACATCACGCGGCGTCGTGCAGGGCGGCCCAGAAGGTCGGCGGGATTTCGCCGCGGAAGGCCTCGGTGGCCGGGCCGGTCATGTAGATATGATTGTCAGCGCCCCATTCGATGGTCAGCACGCCGCCATCCAGCACGATCTGCGCCTTGCGCTCGCTCAGATCGCGGCGGGCAGCGGCGACCAGCGTGGCGCAGGCGCCGGTGCCGCAGGCGCGCGTGATACCGGCGCCGCGTTCCCAGACGCGCATGCGGATCTGCTTGCGGTCGATGATCTGCGCGAATTCCACGTTGATGCGCTGCGGGAACAGCGGATCATGCTCGATCTGCGGGCCGATCTCGGCCAGCGGTACGGCCTCGGCATTGGGCACGAAGAACACGACATGCGGGTTGCCGACATTGACGCCGCCCGGCTTGTCGTAGCCGGCATGACTGTAGGCCATGCTCATCGTGTTCATCTCTCGCGACAACGGAATCGCCTGCCAGTCGAAACGCGGCTCGCCCATGTCAATGGTGATCACGCCGCTGGCGCCGGACCGGGCATTCAGCCAGCCGCCCAGCGTGTCGATGCTGACGGCATCCTTGCCATTCTCACGCATCAACAGGGTGGCGACGCAGCGCGCCGCATTGCCGCAGGATTCCACCTCGCCGCCATCGACGTTGTGAATACGCATGAAGGCATCCGCCTTGTCCGAGCGCTCGATGGTGATCATCTGGTCGAAGCCCACGCCGCGCTTGCGGTCGCCGAGCAGCTTCACGGCCGCCAGGTCGAGCGGCAGGCTGTGGGCGCGCGCGTCCAGCACCACGAAATCGTTGCCGAGTCCGTGCATTTTGACGAAGGGCAGGGGGCGGTGGGATACATGCGGGGGTTATAGGGCTGGTGAGGGGGTGGAGTCCAGATAAGGTCGGCCGGGCTGGAAAAACAGGGGCGGGAAAACCCGAAGTCCCGAGATATTCCGGGGCGGCCTACGGGGTTGGTTTGCCCGGCTTGGCTTTGTCCACCGCGGCTTTCAGCGAGGCGCGCAGTTGGGCCTCCAGCGGGCCACCCGAACCTTTGATCTTGTGCGACACCACCACGTAGAGGGTGTCGACATGGATGGAGACGATTTCCTGCTGCAGCTCGTCGAGGTCTTCCAGCTCTTTGAGGAAATCGTGCAGTGATTTGGCAAACTCGGTCAGCAGCGGATAGCCGAATACGCCGCCCATACCTTTGATCTGGAAGGCTTCCTCGCGGATGTGGTCCAGCACCTCGCGGCGGGCGGAGGGATCGGTGGCGGCGCGGCCCAGCGCCTCGCGCAGGCCTTTCAGGCTTTCCACCGTCTCATTCAGGAACTCGGCCGAGGAATTCTCGACCAGCTGCTCCATCTTCTTGAGGGTTTCCTCGTCAAGCTTGATGCTCATGCCGGTCTTGTAATTGACCGCCTTGCGCTTCAACTCGCCGCGATTGGGGATGATCTGGGCTTTGTTACGCATCGCGCGTGGCCCGGCTATTCCGGCTTCTGCTGGCGACGGTCGGGCCCTTCGAAGGGAATCTGCTGCCGGCGGCGGTCGGGGCCGAAATAGCCTTTCACGCTGACGAAGTCGCGCGGCCGTGCAATCACCGAAACCAGGCGGCGATACATGCCGTCCGCCGTGAAGGGTTTGGCAAGGAACTCGGTCACACCCTTGTCGCGCGATTCCATAACGTATTCGACTTCGGAATTTGCGGTCAGCATGATCACCGGCATCATGCGGTCTGGCGAGCCGCCGTCGGTGCGCAGCCAGTCGAGCAGTTCCAGGCCGGACCGCGGCTTGAGATTCCATTCGGTCACCAGCACGTCGTAGCCGCCGGCGCGCAGGTTGGCGATCGCCTTCTCGCTGTCGCGCGCGGTGGTCACCTGCGTGCAGCCGAGCATCATCAGGATGTCTTTCACCAGCTGGCACATCAGCCGATTGGTATCGACGACCAGAAAGCGGACATGGCTGAAATCGATTTTTTCCGACATCCCCTTCGACCGCCCCTCTGCTCACAACCCGAATACGCGGGTAGGTCAGCTTTTTCTGACTGCACGGGCTCTTGCCCGTGCTTGACTGCGCTGTGCTAGAATCGTGGAAATACTTTTGCGATCATATATATACTGGCAGTCCGGTGAAGCCAACCAATCCGTGACACCTGTGAGGGGATTGGCTGGCCTTTTATTCTACCTGCCACTTACCGCCTCTGGGCCCGATGTCCAAACCCCCTGCGCCGGCCGGCCTGCTTCTGCTCATTACGATCCTGTATTCCAACGGGATTCTGGCGGCCACCATGTACCTGCCGTCGCTGCCCACCATCGGCGAGCAACTCTCTGCGCCGGCAGATGTTCTGCCCATTACCCTGACGGCCTATTTCCTCACTTTTGCCGGAGGCCAGCTGCTGTTCGGTCCCTTGAGCGACCGTTACGGCCGGCGGCCGCTGCTGCTCGGCGGCCTGATGATCATGGTGGCCGGTTCCACGGCCTGCGCCCTGGTCGACAGCCTGCAGGGTCTGCTCTGGTCCCGCGCGGCGCAGGGGCTGGGCGCTGCCAGTGCCATGGTCATCGGCCGGGCCATCATCAACGATGCCTACGACCGTACACAGGCTGCCCGCGCTACCTCGGTGATCAGTGCGGCGATGGCCCTCGCGCCGATCGTGTCGCCGCTGCTGGGCGGCCTGATCGAGCATTATATCGGCTGGCGCGCCAATTTCTGGATCAGCGGCGGCATCACGCTGTCGGTGATGCTGATGCTGGCGCGGCGCATGCCGGAAACCTATACGCCGGGCCTGAACAGTGGTCCGCTGCTGCCGGGCATTCTGCGCGCCTACGGTTTCCTGCTGGGCAGCCGCATCTTTCTCACCTTTGGTCTGCTCAACATGGCCATCTTCGCCGGCCTGCATGGCTTCAGCGCCGCCGCGCCTTCGGTGCTGATCGGCAGCATGGATCTCGATCCGGTCAGTTTCGGCCTTCTGATGGCGTTCGGCAGCGCCGGCTTCTTCATTGGCGCGGTGGTCTCCTCCTGGCTTGGCGCGCGGCTTGGGCTGCGGCGCATGGTCGATCTCGGTGTGGTCTGCATGCTGGGCGGCGCCCTCGGCCTGGCGGTCTGGGTCGAGGTTTTCGGCCCCAGCATCACCGCCATTGTGGTGCTGCGCATGATCTGGGCCATCGGCATGGGACTGGCGCTGCCCAACTCGGTGGTGGCCGCGGTTGGCGTCAATCCGGCCACCATCGGCGCCGGAGCCGCGCTGTCCGGTTTCCTGCAGACAATGGGTGGCATCATGGGATCAGCGGTGAATGCGCTGTTCCCGGCCGGCGACGCACTTTCGCTCGGGCTGGCATTTGCCTGCACCGCGCTGTTCGGTGCCACAGTGTGGTGGATGAACCGCGATGCCGCCGCACCGACCCTGAGGGCCGGTTGACGCTGTAGCCCAAGGGCATCAGCCCAGGAATCAGCCCTGGGGCTTCAGCACATCCATCAGCTCACGCCATTCGCGCGCGCTCAGGCCTGATCCGGCCTGGTCGACCTGCTCGCCGGCCAACATGCGGCGCACGGCCTTGATGGCGGTGGCGGAAAGCGCTGCCCCGCCGATGCGATATTCCCTGAAGGCGTCGTAGCAGGCCGGCACCCAGCGCTGCACGGTGTCGAGCATGGCTTCGGCATAGACGCGGATTTCGTACTGCGCATGGCTGTCGGCC includes:
- a CDS encoding multidrug effflux MFS transporter codes for the protein MSKPPAPAGLLLLITILYSNGILAATMYLPSLPTIGEQLSAPADVLPITLTAYFLTFAGGQLLFGPLSDRYGRRPLLLGGLMIMVAGSTACALVDSLQGLLWSRAAQGLGAASAMVIGRAIINDAYDRTQAARATSVISAAMALAPIVSPLLGGLIEHYIGWRANFWISGGITLSVMLMLARRMPETYTPGLNSGPLLPGILRAYGFLLGSRIFLTFGLLNMAIFAGLHGFSAAAPSVLIGSMDLDPVSFGLLMAFGSAGFFIGAVVSSWLGARLGLRRMVDLGVVCMLGGALGLAVWVEVFGPSITAIVVLRMIWAIGMGLALPNSVVAAVGVNPATIGAGAALSGFLQTMGGIMGSAVNALFPAGDALSLGLAFACTALFGATVWWMNRDAAAPTLRAG